From Apis mellifera strain DH4 linkage group LG5, Amel_HAv3.1, whole genome shotgun sequence, the proteins below share one genomic window:
- the LOC413063 gene encoding protein ECT2 isoform X1, translated as MEEQSVHSSISDINSEEAVRSELMIIPRKKRICLVGAAGDDPALGAAAQQFSVPVLKSETGLEHVEDTTYCTYFILKEFEGPEYDALHKSAHRILGPTALLQLAEKKDSLPSINRPMYTQAMVGTVVVFTGFRKKDELTKLINMIHNMGGSIRKEMGAKVTHLIANCCGGDKYRYAVTFRVPIMSMEWVTALWNAKDDISSYGNNEELITTYKLKPFFGARVCFFGFPEEEKRHMCEVLQQQGGESTEIDDPNCTHVVTDIRSHQYKKSNNTFDTLPNIKNPNYIPHYVKTKPFSFTFYNPYTNTIPNIKMINSPHITHVSNTKLDKRMSINHCPYCLCSYISQHLEQKENKHILNDISQDSAICMDDNLYDCLSLSDKSCNVSEFSIERSDSAVNISNIIQVNSTNTLQQNNFPITNLLKQYELELNESLSYDSPTPMTKNKNCLNTCKLSSSILSKLSHLNFSPMFKQYVLTNPCQHILEMHQKQKYTPLPSPLPIPAKVAKLSNPEYGSRSTFTSDENYSNISSKSLKGDHMKLDKQKDKPLFLVVDESNVNALPDLASVRAHIVKAEWFWTSVQNEGAADEKEYLFEDYLESVLSPTVSARRDSQQAATPSTASTRRKRKRLAETLSSLVQNGADSPALHKRRSSISDAGHLSVSGSFLDCTTSPDKPLLDDIPEVEAVNTDSSRKNLSPRHQVFLELVQTESNYVGILSTIMTLFKFPLEDLIDTTGELLNCTEAKIIFGNFPPIYEVHKKMLEELRYSATHWMEDISIGNIFLKFAPDLVKAYPPYVNFFENTKEMLDQCDQNKPRFHAFLKVCQTKPECGRQSLKELLIKPVQRLPSISLLLNDILKHTNKNNPDHSALELSISSIKEVMTYINEDKRKTEGQLVMFDIFNEIDNCPPHLVSSHRSFIGKCDVMELSEGLSGRGDHLVLFLFTDTLEICKKRSKAFNSLKSPNTANGLHTTKLSQGKPYKHIKMLSLSTIKKVVDIRETDECHKVFALMVRSNQELKEKLFSFTITDEDVNKTNYLRTLCRQMANTVCKADADTFLISLDSHQLEIDTSDVALGTLSKAFKSLFHNFYLEYMDPYVFLLNSMCETTLHVPLPFASRTRMKVGRAFSSNKTPSKLKRAMSTMMSPFGSTNSLTPASQQLSQMRLASCNNINELGNGGSGSPSRDDVLVAPMSVQPTRKAKCSSLSMASLRRNCSEEVMQNKSDL; from the exons ATGGAAGAGCAAAGCGTTCACAGCAGTATCAGTGATATAAATAGTGAAGAGGCAGTTAGAAGTGAAC TTATGATTATACCACGTAAGAAAAGGATATGTTTAGTTGGTGCAGCTGGGGATGATCCTGCACTTGGTGCTGCTGCTCAGCAGTTTAGTGTACCTGTTCTTAAATCTGAAACTGGTTTAGAACATGTAGAAGACACAACATATtgtacttattttatattgaaagaatttgaGGGACCTGAGTATGATGCTCTTCATAAAAGTGCACATAG AATATTGGGACCTACAGCACTGCTACAGTTGGCAGAAAAAAAGGACTCATTACCTAGTATTAATAGACCAATGTATACACAAGCCATGGTAGGCACAGTAGTAGTGTTTACTGGATTTAGAAAAAAGGATGAATTg ACgaagttaattaatatgattcatAATATGGGTGGGagtataagaaaagaaatgggtGCAAAAGTGACGCATCTCATTGCTAATTGTTGCGGTGGAGATAAATACAGATATGCTGTTACATTTCGAGTCCCTATTATGTCAATGGAATGGGTGACAGCATTATGGAATGCCAAAGACGACATTTCCAGTTATggaaataatgaagaattg atTACTACTTATAAGTTAAAACCATTTTTTGGTGCAAGAGTATGTTTCTTTGGTTTccctgaagaagaaaaacgtcACATGTGCGAAGTTTTGCAACAACAAGGTGGTGAATCTACAGAAATTGATGATCCAAATTGTACACATGTG GTAACAGATATAAGAAGTCATCAATAcaagaaatcaaataatactTTTGACACGCTacctaatattaaaaatccaaattatATTCCACATTATGTAAAAACAAAACCATTTTCCTTTACTTTTTACAATCCATATACTAATACAAttcctaatataaaaatgataaattctcCGCATATTACTCATGTTAGTAATAcaaaattggataaaagaaTGAGTATCAATCATTGTCCATATTGTTTATGTTCTTATATTTCTCAACATCttgaacaaaaagaaaataaacatattttaaatgatattagtCAAGATTCAGCAATTTGTAtggatgataatttatatgattgtcTAAGTTTATCAGATAAATCTTGTAATGTATCTGAATTTTCTATAGAACGATCTGATTCTGCtgttaatatatctaatataatacaagTAAATAGTACAAATACATTACAACAAAACAATTTTCCtattactaatttattaaaacaatatgaaTTAGAACTCAATGAGTCTCTTTCGTATGATTCACCTACACCAAtgacaaaaaacaaaaattgtttaaatacatGTAAATTGAGCTCTTCTATTTTGTCAAAGCTtagtcatttaaatttttctccaatGTTTAAACAGTATGTTCTTACTAATCCATGCCAACATATTCTGGAAATgcatcaaaaacaaaaatatactcCTTTACCTAGTCCTCTTCCTATTCCTGCTAAGGTAGCAAAATTATCAAATCCTGAATATGGTTCAAGAAGTACTTTTACATctgatgaaaattattcaaatatttcttctaaaagtTTGAAAGGTGATCATATGAAATTGGACAAACAGAAGGACAAACCATTATTTTTG gTTGTGGATGAATCAAATGTAAATGCATTGCCAGATTTAGCTTCTGTGAGAGCACATATTGTAAAAGCTGAATGGTTTTGGACATCTGTGCAAAATGAAGGTGCAGctgatgaaaaagaatatttatttgaagat taTCTAGAATCCGTTTTATCACCAACTGTCTCAGCTAGACGTGATAGTCAACAAGCTGCTACTCCAAGTACAGCGTCTACAAGACGAAAGCGTAAACGCTTAGCAGAGACTTTATCTAGTCTGGTTCAAAATGGTGCAGATTCTCCAGCATTGCATAAAAGACGATCCAGCATCAGTGATGCAGGACATTTAAGTGTTAGTGGAAGTTTTCTTGATTGCACAACAAGTCCAGATAAACCATTACTTGATG ATATTCCAGAAGTGGAAGCTGTTAATACGGATAGCTctaggaaaaatttatcaccACGTCATCAAGTTTTCTTAGAATTAGTGCAAACAGAGTCTAATTATGTTGGTATTCTCAGTACAATTATGACG ttgtttaaatttccattagaAGATCTCATAGATACAACTggcgaattattaaattgtacagaagctaaaattatatttggtaATTTTCCGCCCATTTATGAagttcataaaaaaatgttggaaGAATTGAGATATAGTGCTACTCACTGGATGGAGGACATTAGTATAGGTAATATATTTCTGAAGTTCGCACCTGACCTAGTCAAGGCGTATCCACCGTATGTCAACTTCTTCGAAAATACAAAGGAAATGCTCGATCAGTGTGATCAAAACAAACCACGATTTCATGCTTTTCTAAAGGTTTGTCAGACGAAACCTGAATGTGGCAGACAAAGCTTGAAGGAACTATTAATTAAACCAGTACAAAGGTTACCCagtattagtttattattaaacg atatccttaaacatacaaataaaaataatccagaTCATAGCGCATTGGAACTATCGATTAGCAGTATTAAAGAAGTCATGACTTATATAaacgaagataaaagaaaaactgaAGGTCAATTAGTtatgtttgatattttcaatgaaattgacAATTGTCCACCGCATTTAGTTTCTTCACATCGATCATTTATTGGCAAATGTGATGTAATGGAACTCAGCGAGGGTTTAAGTGGACGTGGTGACcacttagttttatttttgtttaccgATACACtcgaaatatgtaaaaaaagatcaaaggcttttaattcattaaaaagtcCTAATACAGCAAATGGATTGCACACAACTAAATTGAGTCAAGGAAAAccttataaacatataaaaatgttatcacttagtacgataaaaaaagttgTAGATATACGAGAAACGGATG aatgtcATAAAGTATTTGCTTTAATGGTAAGAAGTAATCAAGaattgaaggaaaaattattttcatttacaattacTGATGAGGAtgtaaataaaacgaattatttacgAACCTTATGTAGACAAATGGCTAATACAGTGTGTAAAGCTGATGCG GATACGTTCCTGATAAGTCTTGATTCGCATCAACTTGAAATTGATACAAGTGACGTAGCATTAGGAACATTAAGTAAAGCATTTAA GAgcctatttcataatttttacctGGAGTATATGGACCCGTATGTGTTCCTACTCAATAGCATGTGTGAAACCACGTTACATGTCCCACTACC GTTTGCATCTCGTACAAGGATGAAAGTCGGTAGAGCGTTTAGTTCTAACAAAACTCCAAGCAAATTAAAGAGAGCAATGTCAACAATGATGTCACCGTTTGGATCAACCAATAGTCTTACCCCGGCAAGTCAACAACTTTCACAGATGCGACTCGCTAGTTGTAACAACATTAAC GAGCTGGGTAATGGTGGTTCAGGCTCGCCATCTAGAGATGATGTTCTAGTAGCACCTATGTCGGTTCAACCGACACGAAAGGCCAAATGCAGTTCCCTCAGTATGGCTTCATTAAGAAG AAATTGTTCAGAAGAAGTCATGCAGAACAAATCCGATCTTTGA
- the LOC413063 gene encoding protein ECT2 isoform X2, translated as MEEQSVHSSISDINSEEAVRSELMIIPRKKRICLVGAAGDDPALGAAAQQFSVPVLKSETGLEHVEDTTYCTYFILKEFEGPEYDALHKSAHRILGPTALLQLAEKKDSLPSINRPMYTQAMVGTVVVFTGFRKKDELTKLINMIHNMGGSIRKEMGAKVTHLIANCCGGDKYRYAVTFRVPIMSMEWVTALWNAKDDISSYGNNEELITTYKLKPFFGARVCFFGFPEEEKRHMCEVLQQQGGESTEIDDPNCTHVVTDIRSHQYKKSNNTFDTLPNIKNPNYIPHYVKTKPFSFTFYNPYTNTIPNIKMINSPHITHVSNTKLDKRMSINHCPYCLCSYISQHLEQKENKHILNDISQDSAICMDDNLYDCLSLSDKSCNVSEFSIERSDSAVNISNIIQVNSTNTLQQNNFPITNLLKQYELELNESLSYDSPTPMTKNKNCLNTCKLSSSILSKLSHLNFSPMFKQYVLTNPCQHILEMHQKQKYTPLPSPLPIPAKVAKLSNPEYGSRSTFTSDENYSNISSKSLKGDHMKLDKQKDKPLFLVVDESNVNALPDLASVRAHIVKAEWFWTSVQNEGAADEKEYLFEDYLESVLSPTVSARRDSQQAATPSTASTRRKRKRLAETLSSLVQNGADSPALHKRRSSISDAGHLSVSGSFLDCTTSPDKPLLDEVEAVNTDSSRKNLSPRHQVFLELVQTESNYVGILSTIMTLFKFPLEDLIDTTGELLNCTEAKIIFGNFPPIYEVHKKMLEELRYSATHWMEDISIGNIFLKFAPDLVKAYPPYVNFFENTKEMLDQCDQNKPRFHAFLKVCQTKPECGRQSLKELLIKPVQRLPSISLLLNDILKHTNKNNPDHSALELSISSIKEVMTYINEDKRKTEGQLVMFDIFNEIDNCPPHLVSSHRSFIGKCDVMELSEGLSGRGDHLVLFLFTDTLEICKKRSKAFNSLKSPNTANGLHTTKLSQGKPYKHIKMLSLSTIKKVVDIRETDECHKVFALMVRSNQELKEKLFSFTITDEDVNKTNYLRTLCRQMANTVCKADADTFLISLDSHQLEIDTSDVALGTLSKAFKSLFHNFYLEYMDPYVFLLNSMCETTLHVPLPFASRTRMKVGRAFSSNKTPSKLKRAMSTMMSPFGSTNSLTPASQQLSQMRLASCNNINELGNGGSGSPSRDDVLVAPMSVQPTRKAKCSSLSMASLRRNCSEEVMQNKSDL; from the exons ATGGAAGAGCAAAGCGTTCACAGCAGTATCAGTGATATAAATAGTGAAGAGGCAGTTAGAAGTGAAC TTATGATTATACCACGTAAGAAAAGGATATGTTTAGTTGGTGCAGCTGGGGATGATCCTGCACTTGGTGCTGCTGCTCAGCAGTTTAGTGTACCTGTTCTTAAATCTGAAACTGGTTTAGAACATGTAGAAGACACAACATATtgtacttattttatattgaaagaatttgaGGGACCTGAGTATGATGCTCTTCATAAAAGTGCACATAG AATATTGGGACCTACAGCACTGCTACAGTTGGCAGAAAAAAAGGACTCATTACCTAGTATTAATAGACCAATGTATACACAAGCCATGGTAGGCACAGTAGTAGTGTTTACTGGATTTAGAAAAAAGGATGAATTg ACgaagttaattaatatgattcatAATATGGGTGGGagtataagaaaagaaatgggtGCAAAAGTGACGCATCTCATTGCTAATTGTTGCGGTGGAGATAAATACAGATATGCTGTTACATTTCGAGTCCCTATTATGTCAATGGAATGGGTGACAGCATTATGGAATGCCAAAGACGACATTTCCAGTTATggaaataatgaagaattg atTACTACTTATAAGTTAAAACCATTTTTTGGTGCAAGAGTATGTTTCTTTGGTTTccctgaagaagaaaaacgtcACATGTGCGAAGTTTTGCAACAACAAGGTGGTGAATCTACAGAAATTGATGATCCAAATTGTACACATGTG GTAACAGATATAAGAAGTCATCAATAcaagaaatcaaataatactTTTGACACGCTacctaatattaaaaatccaaattatATTCCACATTATGTAAAAACAAAACCATTTTCCTTTACTTTTTACAATCCATATACTAATACAAttcctaatataaaaatgataaattctcCGCATATTACTCATGTTAGTAATAcaaaattggataaaagaaTGAGTATCAATCATTGTCCATATTGTTTATGTTCTTATATTTCTCAACATCttgaacaaaaagaaaataaacatattttaaatgatattagtCAAGATTCAGCAATTTGTAtggatgataatttatatgattgtcTAAGTTTATCAGATAAATCTTGTAATGTATCTGAATTTTCTATAGAACGATCTGATTCTGCtgttaatatatctaatataatacaagTAAATAGTACAAATACATTACAACAAAACAATTTTCCtattactaatttattaaaacaatatgaaTTAGAACTCAATGAGTCTCTTTCGTATGATTCACCTACACCAAtgacaaaaaacaaaaattgtttaaatacatGTAAATTGAGCTCTTCTATTTTGTCAAAGCTtagtcatttaaatttttctccaatGTTTAAACAGTATGTTCTTACTAATCCATGCCAACATATTCTGGAAATgcatcaaaaacaaaaatatactcCTTTACCTAGTCCTCTTCCTATTCCTGCTAAGGTAGCAAAATTATCAAATCCTGAATATGGTTCAAGAAGTACTTTTACATctgatgaaaattattcaaatatttcttctaaaagtTTGAAAGGTGATCATATGAAATTGGACAAACAGAAGGACAAACCATTATTTTTG gTTGTGGATGAATCAAATGTAAATGCATTGCCAGATTTAGCTTCTGTGAGAGCACATATTGTAAAAGCTGAATGGTTTTGGACATCTGTGCAAAATGAAGGTGCAGctgatgaaaaagaatatttatttgaagat taTCTAGAATCCGTTTTATCACCAACTGTCTCAGCTAGACGTGATAGTCAACAAGCTGCTACTCCAAGTACAGCGTCTACAAGACGAAAGCGTAAACGCTTAGCAGAGACTTTATCTAGTCTGGTTCAAAATGGTGCAGATTCTCCAGCATTGCATAAAAGACGATCCAGCATCAGTGATGCAGGACATTTAAGTGTTAGTGGAAGTTTTCTTGATTGCACAACAAGTCCAGATAAACCATTACTTGATG AAGTGGAAGCTGTTAATACGGATAGCTctaggaaaaatttatcaccACGTCATCAAGTTTTCTTAGAATTAGTGCAAACAGAGTCTAATTATGTTGGTATTCTCAGTACAATTATGACG ttgtttaaatttccattagaAGATCTCATAGATACAACTggcgaattattaaattgtacagaagctaaaattatatttggtaATTTTCCGCCCATTTATGAagttcataaaaaaatgttggaaGAATTGAGATATAGTGCTACTCACTGGATGGAGGACATTAGTATAGGTAATATATTTCTGAAGTTCGCACCTGACCTAGTCAAGGCGTATCCACCGTATGTCAACTTCTTCGAAAATACAAAGGAAATGCTCGATCAGTGTGATCAAAACAAACCACGATTTCATGCTTTTCTAAAGGTTTGTCAGACGAAACCTGAATGTGGCAGACAAAGCTTGAAGGAACTATTAATTAAACCAGTACAAAGGTTACCCagtattagtttattattaaacg atatccttaaacatacaaataaaaataatccagaTCATAGCGCATTGGAACTATCGATTAGCAGTATTAAAGAAGTCATGACTTATATAaacgaagataaaagaaaaactgaAGGTCAATTAGTtatgtttgatattttcaatgaaattgacAATTGTCCACCGCATTTAGTTTCTTCACATCGATCATTTATTGGCAAATGTGATGTAATGGAACTCAGCGAGGGTTTAAGTGGACGTGGTGACcacttagttttatttttgtttaccgATACACtcgaaatatgtaaaaaaagatcaaaggcttttaattcattaaaaagtcCTAATACAGCAAATGGATTGCACACAACTAAATTGAGTCAAGGAAAAccttataaacatataaaaatgttatcacttagtacgataaaaaaagttgTAGATATACGAGAAACGGATG aatgtcATAAAGTATTTGCTTTAATGGTAAGAAGTAATCAAGaattgaaggaaaaattattttcatttacaattacTGATGAGGAtgtaaataaaacgaattatttacgAACCTTATGTAGACAAATGGCTAATACAGTGTGTAAAGCTGATGCG GATACGTTCCTGATAAGTCTTGATTCGCATCAACTTGAAATTGATACAAGTGACGTAGCATTAGGAACATTAAGTAAAGCATTTAA GAgcctatttcataatttttacctGGAGTATATGGACCCGTATGTGTTCCTACTCAATAGCATGTGTGAAACCACGTTACATGTCCCACTACC GTTTGCATCTCGTACAAGGATGAAAGTCGGTAGAGCGTTTAGTTCTAACAAAACTCCAAGCAAATTAAAGAGAGCAATGTCAACAATGATGTCACCGTTTGGATCAACCAATAGTCTTACCCCGGCAAGTCAACAACTTTCACAGATGCGACTCGCTAGTTGTAACAACATTAAC GAGCTGGGTAATGGTGGTTCAGGCTCGCCATCTAGAGATGATGTTCTAGTAGCACCTATGTCGGTTCAACCGACACGAAAGGCCAAATGCAGTTCCCTCAGTATGGCTTCATTAAGAAG AAATTGTTCAGAAGAAGTCATGCAGAACAAATCCGATCTTTGA
- the LOC413063 gene encoding protein ECT2 isoform X3: MEEQSVHSSISDINSEEAVRSELMIIPRKKRICLVGAAGDDPALGAAAQQFSVPVLKSETGLEHVEDTTYCTYFILKEFEGPEYDALHKSAHRILGPTALLQLAEKKDSLPSINRPMYTQAMVGTVVVFTGFRKKDELTKLINMIHNMGGSIRKEMGAKVTHLIANCCGGDKYRYAVTFRVPIMSMEWVTALWNAKDDISSYGNNEELITTYKLKPFFGARVCFFGFPEEEKRHMCEVLQQQGGESTEIDDPNCTHVVTDIRSHQYKKSNNTFDTLPNIKNPNYIPHYVKTKPFSFTFYNPYTNTIPNIKMINSPHITHVSNTKLDKRMSINHCPYCLCSYISQHLEQKENKHILNDISQDSAICMDDNLYDCLSLSDKSCNVSEFSIERSDSAVNISNIIQVNSTNTLQQNNFPITNLLKQYELELNESLSYDSPTPMTKNKNCLNTCKLSSSILSKLSHLNFSPMFKQYVLTNPCQHILEMHQKQKYTPLPSPLPIPAKVAKLSNPEYGSRSTFTSDENYSNISSKSLKGDHMKLDKQKDKPLFLVVDESNVNALPDLASVRAHIVKAEWFWTSVQNEGAADEKEYLFEDYLESVLSPTVSARRDSQQAATPSTASTRRKRKRLAETLSSLVQNGADSPALHKRRSSISDAGHLSVSGSFLDCTTSPDKPLLDDIPEVEAVNTDSSRKNLSPRHQVFLELVQTESNYVGILSTIMTLFKFPLEDLIDTTGELLNCTEAKIIFGNFPPIYEVHKKMLEELRYSATHWMEDISIGNIFLKFAPDLVKAYPPYVNFFENTKEMLDQCDQNKPRFHAFLKVCQTKPECGRQSLKELLIKPVQRLPSISLLLNDILKHTNKNNPDHSALELSISSIKEVMTYINEDKRKTEGQLVMFDIFNEIDNCPPHLVSSHRSFIGKCDVMELSEGLSGRGDHLVLFLFTDTLEICKKRSKAFNSLKSPNTANGLHTTKLSQGKPYKHIKMLSLSTIKKVVDIRETDECHKVFALMVRSNQELKEKLFSFTITDEDVNKTNYLRTLCRQMANTVCKADADTFLISLDSHQLEIDTSDVALGTLSKAFKSLFHNFYLEYMDPFASRTRMKVGRAFSSNKTPSKLKRAMSTMMSPFGSTNSLTPASQQLSQMRLASCNNINELGNGGSGSPSRDDVLVAPMSVQPTRKAKCSSLSMASLRRNCSEEVMQNKSDL, translated from the exons ATGGAAGAGCAAAGCGTTCACAGCAGTATCAGTGATATAAATAGTGAAGAGGCAGTTAGAAGTGAAC TTATGATTATACCACGTAAGAAAAGGATATGTTTAGTTGGTGCAGCTGGGGATGATCCTGCACTTGGTGCTGCTGCTCAGCAGTTTAGTGTACCTGTTCTTAAATCTGAAACTGGTTTAGAACATGTAGAAGACACAACATATtgtacttattttatattgaaagaatttgaGGGACCTGAGTATGATGCTCTTCATAAAAGTGCACATAG AATATTGGGACCTACAGCACTGCTACAGTTGGCAGAAAAAAAGGACTCATTACCTAGTATTAATAGACCAATGTATACACAAGCCATGGTAGGCACAGTAGTAGTGTTTACTGGATTTAGAAAAAAGGATGAATTg ACgaagttaattaatatgattcatAATATGGGTGGGagtataagaaaagaaatgggtGCAAAAGTGACGCATCTCATTGCTAATTGTTGCGGTGGAGATAAATACAGATATGCTGTTACATTTCGAGTCCCTATTATGTCAATGGAATGGGTGACAGCATTATGGAATGCCAAAGACGACATTTCCAGTTATggaaataatgaagaattg atTACTACTTATAAGTTAAAACCATTTTTTGGTGCAAGAGTATGTTTCTTTGGTTTccctgaagaagaaaaacgtcACATGTGCGAAGTTTTGCAACAACAAGGTGGTGAATCTACAGAAATTGATGATCCAAATTGTACACATGTG GTAACAGATATAAGAAGTCATCAATAcaagaaatcaaataatactTTTGACACGCTacctaatattaaaaatccaaattatATTCCACATTATGTAAAAACAAAACCATTTTCCTTTACTTTTTACAATCCATATACTAATACAAttcctaatataaaaatgataaattctcCGCATATTACTCATGTTAGTAATAcaaaattggataaaagaaTGAGTATCAATCATTGTCCATATTGTTTATGTTCTTATATTTCTCAACATCttgaacaaaaagaaaataaacatattttaaatgatattagtCAAGATTCAGCAATTTGTAtggatgataatttatatgattgtcTAAGTTTATCAGATAAATCTTGTAATGTATCTGAATTTTCTATAGAACGATCTGATTCTGCtgttaatatatctaatataatacaagTAAATAGTACAAATACATTACAACAAAACAATTTTCCtattactaatttattaaaacaatatgaaTTAGAACTCAATGAGTCTCTTTCGTATGATTCACCTACACCAAtgacaaaaaacaaaaattgtttaaatacatGTAAATTGAGCTCTTCTATTTTGTCAAAGCTtagtcatttaaatttttctccaatGTTTAAACAGTATGTTCTTACTAATCCATGCCAACATATTCTGGAAATgcatcaaaaacaaaaatatactcCTTTACCTAGTCCTCTTCCTATTCCTGCTAAGGTAGCAAAATTATCAAATCCTGAATATGGTTCAAGAAGTACTTTTACATctgatgaaaattattcaaatatttcttctaaaagtTTGAAAGGTGATCATATGAAATTGGACAAACAGAAGGACAAACCATTATTTTTG gTTGTGGATGAATCAAATGTAAATGCATTGCCAGATTTAGCTTCTGTGAGAGCACATATTGTAAAAGCTGAATGGTTTTGGACATCTGTGCAAAATGAAGGTGCAGctgatgaaaaagaatatttatttgaagat taTCTAGAATCCGTTTTATCACCAACTGTCTCAGCTAGACGTGATAGTCAACAAGCTGCTACTCCAAGTACAGCGTCTACAAGACGAAAGCGTAAACGCTTAGCAGAGACTTTATCTAGTCTGGTTCAAAATGGTGCAGATTCTCCAGCATTGCATAAAAGACGATCCAGCATCAGTGATGCAGGACATTTAAGTGTTAGTGGAAGTTTTCTTGATTGCACAACAAGTCCAGATAAACCATTACTTGATG ATATTCCAGAAGTGGAAGCTGTTAATACGGATAGCTctaggaaaaatttatcaccACGTCATCAAGTTTTCTTAGAATTAGTGCAAACAGAGTCTAATTATGTTGGTATTCTCAGTACAATTATGACG ttgtttaaatttccattagaAGATCTCATAGATACAACTggcgaattattaaattgtacagaagctaaaattatatttggtaATTTTCCGCCCATTTATGAagttcataaaaaaatgttggaaGAATTGAGATATAGTGCTACTCACTGGATGGAGGACATTAGTATAGGTAATATATTTCTGAAGTTCGCACCTGACCTAGTCAAGGCGTATCCACCGTATGTCAACTTCTTCGAAAATACAAAGGAAATGCTCGATCAGTGTGATCAAAACAAACCACGATTTCATGCTTTTCTAAAGGTTTGTCAGACGAAACCTGAATGTGGCAGACAAAGCTTGAAGGAACTATTAATTAAACCAGTACAAAGGTTACCCagtattagtttattattaaacg atatccttaaacatacaaataaaaataatccagaTCATAGCGCATTGGAACTATCGATTAGCAGTATTAAAGAAGTCATGACTTATATAaacgaagataaaagaaaaactgaAGGTCAATTAGTtatgtttgatattttcaatgaaattgacAATTGTCCACCGCATTTAGTTTCTTCACATCGATCATTTATTGGCAAATGTGATGTAATGGAACTCAGCGAGGGTTTAAGTGGACGTGGTGACcacttagttttatttttgtttaccgATACACtcgaaatatgtaaaaaaagatcaaaggcttttaattcattaaaaagtcCTAATACAGCAAATGGATTGCACACAACTAAATTGAGTCAAGGAAAAccttataaacatataaaaatgttatcacttagtacgataaaaaaagttgTAGATATACGAGAAACGGATG aatgtcATAAAGTATTTGCTTTAATGGTAAGAAGTAATCAAGaattgaaggaaaaattattttcatttacaattacTGATGAGGAtgtaaataaaacgaattatttacgAACCTTATGTAGACAAATGGCTAATACAGTGTGTAAAGCTGATGCG GATACGTTCCTGATAAGTCTTGATTCGCATCAACTTGAAATTGATACAAGTGACGTAGCATTAGGAACATTAAGTAAAGCATTTAA GAgcctatttcataatttttacctGGAGTATATGGACCC GTTTGCATCTCGTACAAGGATGAAAGTCGGTAGAGCGTTTAGTTCTAACAAAACTCCAAGCAAATTAAAGAGAGCAATGTCAACAATGATGTCACCGTTTGGATCAACCAATAGTCTTACCCCGGCAAGTCAACAACTTTCACAGATGCGACTCGCTAGTTGTAACAACATTAAC GAGCTGGGTAATGGTGGTTCAGGCTCGCCATCTAGAGATGATGTTCTAGTAGCACCTATGTCGGTTCAACCGACACGAAAGGCCAAATGCAGTTCCCTCAGTATGGCTTCATTAAGAAG AAATTGTTCAGAAGAAGTCATGCAGAACAAATCCGATCTTTGA